Within the Candidatus Eremiobacteraceae bacterium genome, the region CGGGATGCGCGGCACGCCGGGCGTCATGTATCGAGTCGTCGAGGCGCTGAGCAAGGCCGGCGTTCCGATCATCCACAGCACCGATTCGAACATCACGATATCCGTGCTCGTGCCCGGAACGATGGCCGCGACCGCCGAACAGGTCTTGCACGCGTACTTCAAGCTCTAGCGATAATAAGGAAAGCATTTCGATGAGCACACCGCGCTTCGGCACCGTCGTCACCGCGATGGTGACGCCCATGAAAGCGGACGGCGCGATCGATCTCGACGAAACGAAACGGCTCGCGTCTTGGCTCGTCGAGCATGGGAGCGCCGGCATCGTCGTCTGCGGCACGACGGGTGAGGGACCGACGCTCTCAGATGCGGAGAAGTTATCCTTGTTCGCGGCCGTCGTATCCGCGGTCCGCGGCAACGCGAAAGTCATCGCGAACACGGGCGGCAACGACACGCGTCGTTCGGTCGAGTTCACCAAGCAGGCCGCCGACTGCGGTGTCGACGGCGCGCTCGTCGTCGGACCATATTACAACAAACCGCCACAGGCGGGCCTTATCGAGCACTTCACGGCGATCGCCGACGCGACGGCCCTGCCGATCATGATCTACAATATCCCCGGGCGCACCGCGGTGAATATCGTGCCCGACACGATCATCGCACTGAGCGCGCATCCGAACATCGTCGCCGTCAAGGAGTCGAGCGGCGATCTCATGCAAATCGCCGAGATCTGCGCGCGTACGCCGCACGGTTTTGAGGTCTATTCGGGCGACGACCACCTCGCACTGCCGGTCGCGTCTATAGGCGGCGTCGGTGTCGTCTCGGTCGCCAGCCATCTCGCCGGCGACGACATCAAGTCGATGCTCGATCTGCATTCGGCCGGCGACGTCGAAGCGGCTGCCTCGATCCACGGGCGGCTGCTGCCGCTCATCCGTGCGCTCTTCGCGACGACGAGTCCGATACCGGTCAAAGCGGCGGTCGCGCGGCTCGGCTTCTCTGTCGGACGTTGTCGCTTGCCGCTTTGCACGCTGACCTCGGAGCAGCAGCGCGCGCTGGACGCG harbors:
- the dapA gene encoding 4-hydroxy-tetrahydrodipicolinate synthase, with the translated sequence MSTPRFGTVVTAMVTPMKADGAIDLDETKRLASWLVEHGSAGIVVCGTTGEGPTLSDAEKLSLFAAVVSAVRGNAKVIANTGGNDTRRSVEFTKQAADCGVDGALVVGPYYNKPPQAGLIEHFTAIADATALPIMIYNIPGRTAVNIVPDTIIALSAHPNIVAVKESSGDLMQIAEICARTPHGFEVYSGDDHLALPVASIGGVGVVSVASHLAGDDIKSMLDLHSAGDVEAAASIHGRLLPLIRALFATTSPIPVKAAVARLGFSVGRCRLPLCTLTSEQQRALDAAIAPWVVPADERSLTRA